Proteins encoded by one window of Xiphias gladius isolate SHS-SW01 ecotype Sanya breed wild chromosome 15, ASM1685928v1, whole genome shotgun sequence:
- the dusp5 gene encoding dual specificity protein phosphatase 5 → MKVSSIDCRRLRKIIRKECGSCLIVDCRPYFSFTNSNIRGSVNVNLNSVVVRRSRGGPVPLQFVIPDERALFRLREGSISAIIALDDRTSHWQKLKKDSVAQIVINTLSHLSSGANICFLKGGYENFHSQYPELCTEVKTIDQSGTETEKRVNPHSEKLSHHKPDYDQGKPVEILPFLYLGSAYHASRQDYLGDLHITALLNVSRRDLQPTKGHYDYKWIPVEDSHMADISSHFQEAIEFIDHVKQSGGKVLVHCEAGISRSPTICMAYIMRTQQLRLDAAFDIIKQRRAVISPNFSFMGQLLQFESEILSMAPAHASTPEPATPCAPESASFFANDFATTFNTKNFEPSVITLPTSYLQSPVHHQFKLSPITALP, encoded by the exons ATGAAAGTCTCCAGCATAGACTGCCGGCGTCTGAGGAAGATCATCAGGAAGGAGTGCGGGAGCTGCCTTATTGTGGACTGCCGACCTTACTTCTCATTCACGAACTCCAATATCAGAGGCTCCGTCAATGTCAATCTTAACTCGGTGGTTGTCCGGAGGTCTAGAGGAGGGCCGGTGCCTCTGCAGTTTGTCATCCCGGACGAGCGAGCCCTGTTTCGCCTTCGGGAGGGGAGCATATCGGCCATCATAGCTCTGGATGACCGGACGTCCCACtggcaaaaactaaaaaaggacAGTGTAGCACAAATAGTAATAAACACCCTGTCGCATCTATCAAGCGGAGCAAACATCTGTTTCCTGAAAG GAGGATACGAGAACTTCCACTCTCAGTACCCTGAACTTTGCACTGAGGTGAAAACCATCGACCAGAGCGGAACTGAAACCGAGAAAAGAGTCAACCCCCACAGCGAGAAGCTTTCTCACCACAAACCAGATTATGATCAA GGTAAACCTGTGGAGATCCTGCCTTTCCTCTATCTCGGTAGTGCCTACCACGCCTCCAGACAGGACTATCTCGGCGACCTTCACATAACGGCCTTGCTCAACGTGTCACGCAGGGATCTGCAGCCGACCAAGGGCCACTATGACTACAAGTGGATCCCGGTGGAGGACAGCCACATGGCCGACATCAGCTCCCACTTCCAGGAGGCCATAGAGTTTATTG ATCATGTGAAGCAATCTGGGGGGAAAGTCCTGGTCCACTGCGAAGCAGGCATCTCTCGCTCACCCACCATCTGCATGGCCTACATCATGAGGACACAGCAGCTGCGGCTGGACGCAGCCTTTGACATCATCAAGCAGCGCCGCGCAGTCATCTCACCCAACTTCAGTTTCATGGgtcagctgctgcagtttgagTCAGAGATCCTCTCCATGGCTCCGGCTCATGCTTCCACACCTGAACCAGCCACACCCTGCGCCCCGGAGTCTGCCTCCTTTTTTGCCAACGACTTTGCCACCACCTTCAACACCAAAAACTTCGAGCCATCTGTGATCACCCTCCCTACCTCTTATCTGCAGTCCCCAGTCCACCACCAGTTCAAACTGAGCCCAATAACTGCACTGCCTTAA